One genomic window of Streptomyces sp. NBC_01276 includes the following:
- a CDS encoding diiron oxygenase, which yields MTTVTERAALRDALGLLKDREQIAERLLESSAKHSFDPDRELDWGAPPIEGKYYWPPELLSLYGTPLWKKMGEEQRIDLSRHEAAALGSLGIWFEIILMQLLVRHIYDKSLTSNHVRYALTEIADECRHSMMFARMIRESGTPAYPVSRVNHNLARILKTVSTTPGSFACTLLGEEILDWMQRLTFPDERIQPLVRGVTRIHVIEEARHVRYAREELRRQMLTAPRWEQELTRISCGEAARVFSLAFVNPQVYDNIGLDRREAVAQVKASGHRREVMQTGAKRLTDFLDDIGVLRGVGRRLWKSSGLLA from the coding sequence ATGACGACAGTGACGGAACGAGCCGCGCTGAGGGACGCCCTCGGCCTGCTCAAGGACCGCGAGCAGATCGCCGAACGACTGCTCGAATCCTCCGCGAAACACTCCTTCGACCCGGACCGCGAACTCGACTGGGGCGCCCCGCCGATCGAGGGCAAGTACTACTGGCCCCCCGAGCTGCTCTCCCTCTACGGCACCCCGCTGTGGAAGAAGATGGGCGAGGAGCAGCGCATCGACCTCTCCCGCCACGAGGCCGCCGCCCTCGGCTCCCTCGGCATCTGGTTCGAGATCATCCTCATGCAGCTGCTGGTCCGCCACATCTACGACAAGTCCCTGACCAGCAACCACGTCCGCTACGCACTCACCGAGATCGCCGACGAGTGCCGCCACTCCATGATGTTCGCCCGCATGATCCGCGAGAGCGGCACCCCGGCCTACCCCGTCTCCCGCGTCAACCACAACCTCGCCCGCATCCTCAAGACGGTGTCCACCACCCCGGGTTCCTTCGCCTGCACCCTCCTCGGCGAGGAGATCCTCGACTGGATGCAGCGCCTCACCTTCCCCGACGAGCGGATCCAGCCCCTGGTGCGCGGAGTCACCCGGATCCACGTCATCGAGGAGGCCCGCCACGTCCGCTACGCCCGCGAGGAACTGCGCCGCCAGATGCTGACCGCCCCGCGCTGGGAGCAGGAACTCACCCGGATCAGCTGCGGAGAGGCCGCCCGCGTCTTCTCCCTGGCCTTCGTCAACCCCCAGGTCTACGACAACATCGGCCTGGACCGGCGCGAAGCCGTCGCCCAGGTCAAGGCCAGCGGACACCGCCGGGAGGTCATGCAGACCGGCGCCAAGCGGCTCACCGACTTCCTCGACGACATCGGCGTCCTGCGCGGCGTCGGCCGTCGGCTGTGGAAGAGCTCCGGCCTCCTGGCCTGA
- a CDS encoding ferritin-like domain-containing protein, which translates to MSTHELYTKAPHEDVWQVPATGSARFSWEYDGGRERLLALYQKGKDKQWDGAKRIDWGIEVDPYDPLGTPDEVLTLYGTRHWAKMTDRDKGELRRHYSAWNFSQFLHGEQGAMVCAARIVESVPDLDAKFYSATQTMDEARHAEIFGRFLHEKVGMLYPVNDSLQGLLGDTLRDSRWDMPYLGMQVLIEGLALAAFGMIRDTTDKPLPKQILAYVMQDEARHVAFGRMALRDYYRQLTDAELREREEFVIEGCYLMRDRLRGVEVLENFGVPRREAEEYSEQSEFLHLFRKLLFSRIVPCVKDIGLWGERLQKAYLEMGVFDMGDSNLDLLMSQDEELAESLDRERFAAEEQERVAEVTAAIREGGEGAVG; encoded by the coding sequence GTGTCGACGCACGAGCTCTACACCAAAGCCCCGCACGAGGACGTCTGGCAGGTCCCCGCCACCGGTTCGGCCCGCTTCAGCTGGGAGTACGACGGGGGCCGCGAACGCCTCCTCGCCCTCTACCAGAAGGGCAAGGACAAGCAGTGGGACGGCGCCAAGCGCATCGACTGGGGCATCGAGGTGGACCCGTACGACCCGCTCGGCACCCCCGACGAGGTGCTGACCCTCTACGGCACCCGCCACTGGGCCAAGATGACCGACCGGGACAAGGGCGAACTGCGCCGGCACTACAGCGCGTGGAACTTCAGCCAGTTCCTGCACGGCGAGCAGGGCGCCATGGTGTGCGCGGCGCGCATCGTGGAATCGGTGCCGGACCTGGACGCGAAGTTCTACTCGGCCACCCAGACCATGGACGAGGCCCGGCACGCCGAGATCTTCGGGCGCTTCCTGCACGAGAAGGTCGGGATGCTCTACCCGGTCAACGACAGCCTCCAGGGGCTGCTCGGGGACACCCTGCGCGACTCCCGCTGGGACATGCCGTACCTGGGCATGCAGGTGCTGATCGAGGGCCTGGCACTGGCCGCGTTCGGCATGATCCGCGACACCACCGACAAGCCGCTGCCCAAGCAGATCCTGGCCTACGTGATGCAGGACGAGGCCCGGCACGTGGCCTTCGGGCGGATGGCCCTGCGCGACTACTACCGTCAGCTGACCGACGCCGAGCTGCGCGAGCGCGAGGAGTTCGTGATCGAGGGCTGCTACCTCATGCGCGACCGGCTGCGCGGGGTGGAGGTCCTGGAGAACTTCGGCGTACCCAGGCGGGAGGCGGAGGAGTACAGCGAGCAGTCGGAGTTCCTGCACCTGTTCCGCAAGCTGCTGTTCAGCCGGATCGTGCCCTGCGTCAAGGACATCGGACTGTGGGGCGAGCGGCTCCAGAAGGCCTACCTGGAGATGGGGGTCTTCGACATGGGCGATTCCAATCTGGACCTGCTCATGAGCCAGGACGAGGAGCTGGCGGAGTCCCTCGACCGCGAACGCTTCGCGGCCGAGGAACAGGAGCGCGTGGCGGAGGTGACGGCCGCCATCCGGGAAGGCGGCGAGGGCGCCGTCGGCTAG
- a CDS encoding DUF3291 domain-containing protein, with protein MTHDRDADAAHELAQVNISRLKYPLDSPELKDFVDGLEPVNAAAEAADGFVWRLQGEEGDATEVRIFGDEWIIVNMSVWRNTDALTAFMYQGRHRELMSRRREWFEHVTEAMATLWWVPAGRRPTVADAEERLLSLREHGPTPYAFTLRTSFPRPDAV; from the coding sequence ATGACCCACGACCGCGACGCCGACGCCGCCCACGAGCTGGCCCAGGTGAACATATCCCGTCTCAAGTACCCCTTGGACTCACCGGAACTGAAGGACTTCGTCGACGGGCTCGAACCCGTCAACGCCGCGGCGGAGGCCGCCGACGGCTTCGTGTGGCGGCTCCAGGGGGAGGAGGGCGACGCGACGGAGGTGAGGATCTTCGGCGACGAGTGGATCATCGTCAACATGTCCGTGTGGCGGAACACCGACGCCCTCACCGCCTTCATGTACCAGGGGCGGCACCGGGAGCTGATGTCCCGCAGGCGGGAGTGGTTCGAGCACGTCACGGAGGCCATGGCGACCCTGTGGTGGGTCCCGGCGGGCCGGCGCCCCACGGTCGCGGACGCCGAGGAGCGACTGCTGAGCCTGCGCGAACACGGGCCGACGCCGTACGCGTTCACCCTGCGCACGTCCTTCCCGCGCCCGGACGCGGTCTAG
- a CDS encoding penicillin-binding transpeptidase domain-containing protein: MIRYIRWCGYFCALLLVALLVNVARVQVWEAAAYGANPANKRPAVQRYAEPRGRILVDGKPVTGSRDSGQLLRYERTYADGPLYAPVTGFSSQTYGTSFVERAEDAVLSGTDPGLSAFPLWYELSRGRPGGGDAVTTLRAAVQRAAYRGLGGKRGAVAAVEPATGRILALVSSPSYDPGLLSGTGAKVKAAWLRLNADPAKPMLNRALRETYPPGSTFKIVTAAAALDSGVVADVDAPTETPDPYPLPGTSTLLPNAGAGCQDASMAEAVRFSCNTVMAKIGVRVGLRRMAEAADRFGFNDDGLRVPSWVSRSNFDTDMSPDQLALSSIGQFNTRATPLQMAMVAAAVANGGEIKTPYLVERTTRHDGSQVRSAAQHTLGRAMSPATALRMQELMVKVVENGTGRNAAIKGAQVGGKTGTAQHGVGNAGTPYAWFISWARAQGAPQPAVAVAVVVEDASAVRGDISGNGAAAPIARAVMEAALSTR; the protein is encoded by the coding sequence ATGATCCGCTACATCCGCTGGTGCGGGTACTTCTGCGCCCTGCTGCTCGTCGCCCTGCTGGTCAACGTCGCCCGGGTGCAGGTCTGGGAGGCCGCCGCCTACGGCGCGAACCCGGCCAACAAGCGGCCCGCCGTCCAGCGCTACGCCGAACCGCGCGGGCGGATCCTGGTCGACGGCAAGCCCGTCACCGGCTCCCGCGACAGCGGCCAGCTCCTGCGCTACGAGCGCACGTACGCCGACGGCCCGCTCTACGCCCCCGTCACCGGCTTCTCCTCCCAGACGTACGGCACCAGCTTCGTCGAGCGCGCCGAGGACGCCGTCCTGTCCGGCACCGATCCGGGACTGTCCGCCTTCCCCCTCTGGTACGAGCTCTCGCGCGGCCGCCCCGGCGGCGGCGACGCCGTCACCACCCTGCGCGCCGCCGTACAGCGGGCCGCGTACCGGGGGCTGGGCGGCAAGCGGGGCGCGGTCGCGGCCGTGGAACCGGCGACGGGCCGGATCCTGGCGCTGGTGAGCAGCCCCTCCTACGACCCCGGCCTGCTCTCCGGTACCGGTGCGAAGGTCAAGGCGGCGTGGCTGCGGCTGAACGCGGACCCCGCCAAGCCCATGCTGAACCGGGCGCTGCGCGAGACCTACCCGCCCGGCTCCACCTTCAAGATCGTGACGGCGGCCGCGGCCCTGGACTCCGGCGTGGTCGCCGACGTGGACGCGCCCACCGAGACCCCCGACCCGTATCCGCTCCCCGGTACGAGCACCCTGCTCCCGAACGCCGGCGCGGGCTGCCAGGACGCCTCGATGGCGGAGGCGGTGCGGTTCTCCTGCAACACGGTGATGGCCAAGATCGGGGTGCGGGTGGGCCTGCGCCGCATGGCGGAGGCGGCGGACCGGTTCGGGTTCAACGACGACGGGCTGCGGGTCCCCTCCTGGGTCTCGCGGTCGAACTTCGACACCGACATGAGCCCCGACCAGCTGGCGCTCTCCTCGATCGGGCAGTTCAACACCAGGGCCACCCCGCTCCAGATGGCGATGGTCGCGGCGGCGGTCGCCAACGGCGGGGAGATCAAGACCCCTTACCTGGTGGAGCGCACCACCCGGCACGACGGCTCGCAGGTCCGGTCCGCGGCCCAGCACACCCTGGGCCGGGCGATGAGCCCGGCCACGGCGCTGCGGATGCAGGAACTGATGGTGAAGGTCGTCGAGAACGGCACCGGGCGCAACGCGGCCATCAAGGGCGCGCAGGTCGGGGGCAAGACCGGCACGGCGCAGCACGGCGTCGGCAACGCCGGTACCCCGTACGCCTGGTTCATCTCCTGGGCCCGGGCGCAGGGCGCTCCGCAGCCGGCGGTGGCGGTGGCCGTGGTGGTCGAGGACGCGTCGGCGGTCCGCGGGGACATCAGCGGCAACGGCGCCGCGGCGCCGATCGCGCGGGCGGTGATGGAGGCCGCGCTGTCCACCCGCTGA
- a CDS encoding FtsW/RodA/SpoVE family cell cycle protein yields MTALTAKVTEPAPPPPPDARAPKGRGIELTLLAGAVLISVLGHVHVGLADTGHFPRPGGRYAAGLGGAALLAHLAVRFRASYADPLLLPIAVLLNGLGLVLIQRLDLATPGESGAGDQLRWSALGVVLFVLVVAGLRDHRALQKYAYLSVAAALALMLVPVLFPAVNGAHIWIRFAGLSFQPGEFAKILLAVFFAAYLAANRTALALTGRRIFWKLRLLPGRVLGPILAIWLLSVGVLVLERDLGTSLLFFGLFVIMLFTATGRIGWIAIGLVLAALGAYAVGTLEPHVNSRVDDWLNPFASIERGEGPGQLAQSLFSFAAGGLLGAGLGHGQSFLIGFAAKSDFVLATAGEELGLVGLTAILLLYGLLVSRGFRAGLALRDPFGRLLATGLASIIALQVFVIAGGVTGLIPLTGMAMPFLAQGGSSVVTNWIIVALLVRLSDNARRPRPAEYGREGAG; encoded by the coding sequence ATGACCGCTCTGACGGCGAAGGTGACGGAGCCCGCTCCGCCCCCGCCCCCCGATGCCCGCGCCCCCAAGGGCCGGGGCATCGAGCTGACGCTGCTCGCCGGTGCGGTCCTGATCTCCGTACTGGGCCACGTCCACGTCGGCCTCGCGGACACCGGCCACTTCCCCCGTCCCGGCGGCCGTTACGCCGCGGGCCTCGGCGGCGCCGCCCTGCTCGCGCACCTCGCCGTCCGGTTCCGGGCCTCCTACGCCGATCCCCTCCTGCTCCCGATCGCCGTGCTGCTCAACGGCCTCGGCCTGGTCCTCATCCAGCGGCTCGACCTCGCGACCCCCGGCGAGAGCGGCGCGGGCGACCAGCTGCGCTGGTCGGCCCTGGGGGTGGTGCTGTTCGTCCTCGTCGTCGCGGGGCTGCGCGATCACCGCGCGCTCCAGAAGTACGCCTACCTCTCGGTCGCCGCCGCGCTCGCCCTGATGCTCGTCCCCGTCCTCTTCCCGGCCGTCAACGGCGCCCACATCTGGATCCGCTTCGCGGGGCTCTCCTTCCAGCCGGGGGAGTTCGCCAAGATCCTGCTCGCCGTCTTCTTCGCCGCCTACCTCGCCGCGAACCGCACCGCCCTCGCCCTGACCGGCCGCCGGATCTTCTGGAAGCTGCGTCTCCTGCCCGGCCGGGTGCTCGGCCCGATCCTGGCGATCTGGCTGCTCAGCGTGGGCGTGCTGGTCCTGGAGCGGGACCTCGGCACCTCGCTCCTCTTCTTCGGCCTCTTCGTGATCATGCTGTTCACCGCCACCGGACGGATCGGCTGGATCGCCATCGGGCTCGTCCTCGCGGCCCTCGGCGCCTATGCCGTCGGGACCCTGGAACCGCACGTGAACAGCCGCGTCGACGACTGGCTGAATCCTTTCGCCTCCATCGAGCGGGGCGAGGGCCCCGGCCAGCTCGCGCAGTCCCTCTTCTCCTTCGCCGCCGGCGGCCTCCTCGGCGCCGGCCTCGGCCACGGCCAGTCCTTCCTCATCGGATTCGCCGCCAAGTCGGACTTCGTCCTCGCCACCGCCGGCGAGGAGCTCGGCCTCGTCGGCCTCACCGCGATCCTGCTCCTCTACGGGCTCCTCGTCTCCCGGGGCTTCCGCGCCGGACTCGCCCTGCGCGACCCCTTCGGGCGGCTGCTCGCCACCGGGCTCGCCTCGATCATCGCCCTCCAGGTCTTCGTCATCGCGGGCGGCGTGACCGGACTGATCCCGCTGACCGGCATGGCCATGCCCTTCCTCGCCCAGGGCGGCTCCTCCGTCGTCACCAACTGGATCATCGTCGCGCTGCTGGTCCGGCTCAGCGACAACGCCCGCCGCCCCCGTCCCGCCGAGTACGGGCGGGAGGGGGCCGGATGA
- a CDS encoding DUF6325 family protein produces MGPVEFIVLAFPEEQLRVPAVEAVMGLRKTGVVRLIDGLVTTKTAGGEVMAAEFDEFVELRGLLAGRDVARLIGPEDVREAAELLDRGSCALLLVVEHVWAQDAAVAVRAAGGRIVGSVRIPADRVEVA; encoded by the coding sequence ATGGGACCTGTGGAATTCATCGTCCTGGCCTTCCCGGAGGAACAGCTGCGGGTACCGGCCGTCGAGGCCGTGATGGGACTGCGCAAGACCGGGGTGGTCCGCCTGATCGACGGCCTCGTCACGACGAAGACGGCCGGGGGCGAGGTGATGGCGGCGGAGTTCGACGAGTTCGTCGAGCTACGGGGCCTCCTGGCGGGCCGCGACGTGGCGCGGCTGATCGGGCCCGAGGACGTACGGGAGGCGGCGGAACTCCTGGACCGGGGCAGCTGCGCGCTGCTCCTGGTGGTGGAGCACGTGTGGGCACAGGACGCGGCGGTGGCCGTACGGGCGGCGGGCGGACGGATCGTGGGCTCGGTCCGGATCCCGGCGGACCGGGTGGAGGTGGCGTGA
- a CDS encoding NlpC/P60 family protein codes for MTKRLLRLACLAAVLVAAAGPPPVARAEPVGELLTRLQGLYQRAEEASEAYNATEAALKAGQDEERRLTAELGRARTALGAEKATAGRLAREQYQGTLGLSPYLRMLLSGDPQQAVDQRRIAARQGARQAGVVARLERGEQRADALAAAARKALDTQQGLTVERKKQHEEVTGRLKDVERLLAALTPEEVAGLDRREAAVTAGAQRELVDSGRLPARTGTPTAAGGAALRYATAQIGKPYVWGAEGPASFDCSGLTSKAWEHAGRSIPRTSQEQWARLPRVPLDRLRPGDLVVYFPKATHVALYIGDGKVIQAPRPGATVKVSPIAANPLLGAVRPDPEGIPLAEFTPPPLPERATAGDDAGYSAEAGDSAEDTSAR; via the coding sequence ATGACAAAACGACTGTTGCGGCTGGCCTGTCTGGCCGCCGTCCTCGTCGCTGCCGCCGGGCCACCGCCCGTCGCGCGGGCCGAGCCCGTCGGGGAGTTGCTGACCCGGCTGCAGGGGCTGTACCAGCGGGCCGAGGAAGCCAGCGAGGCGTACAACGCCACCGAGGCCGCCCTCAAGGCCGGTCAGGACGAGGAGCGCCGGCTCACCGCCGAGCTCGGGCGGGCGCGCACCGCGCTCGGTGCCGAGAAGGCCACCGCCGGGCGGCTGGCCCGGGAGCAGTACCAGGGCACCCTCGGGCTCTCCCCGTACCTGCGCATGCTGCTGTCCGGCGACCCCCAACAGGCCGTGGACCAGCGCCGGATCGCCGCCCGCCAGGGTGCCCGGCAGGCCGGGGTCGTGGCGCGGCTGGAGCGCGGCGAGCAGCGGGCCGACGCCCTGGCGGCGGCGGCCCGCAAGGCCCTCGACACCCAGCAGGGCCTCACCGTCGAGCGCAAGAAGCAGCACGAGGAGGTGACGGGCCGGCTGAAGGACGTCGAGCGGCTGCTCGCGGCGCTGACCCCCGAGGAAGTGGCCGGGCTGGACCGGCGGGAGGCGGCCGTCACCGCCGGGGCGCAGCGGGAGCTGGTGGACTCCGGCCGGCTGCCCGCCCGTACGGGGACGCCCACCGCCGCCGGTGGCGCCGCCCTGCGGTACGCGACGGCGCAGATCGGCAAGCCGTACGTGTGGGGCGCCGAGGGGCCGGCCTCCTTCGACTGCTCGGGGCTGACCTCGAAGGCCTGGGAGCACGCGGGGCGTTCCATCCCCCGGACCAGCCAGGAGCAGTGGGCGCGGCTCCCCCGGGTGCCGCTGGACCGGCTGCGTCCGGGCGACCTGGTGGTCTACTTCCCGAAGGCGACCCACGTGGCCCTGTACATCGGGGACGGGAAGGTGATCCAGGCGCCCCGTCCGGGTGCCACCGTGAAGGTGTCCCCCATCGCCGCGAACCCGTTGCTGGGGGCGGTGCGGCCGGATCCCGAGGGGATCCCGCTGGCGGAGTTCACCCCGCCGCCGCTGCCCGAGCGCGCGACGGCGGGGGACGACGCGGGCTATTCCGCCGAGGCGGGGGACAGCGCGGAGGACACCTCGGCCAGGTAG
- a CDS encoding styrene monooxygenase/indole monooxygenase family protein has protein sequence MRRILVVGAGQSGLQLALGLQAKGYEVTLMSNRTADEIRTGRVMSTQCMFDSALQHERDLQLNFWERQAPRIEGVGVSVAAPDTSRPIDWLGRLKGYAQSVDQRVKMAGWLDAFTQRGGQLVIHGASVADLDFFSRTYDLVLVAAGKGELVSMFERNAARSPYDAPQRALAVSYVHGLGPRPEHPETEAVRCNLVPGVGELFVMPTLTTSGRADILFWEGLPGGPLDVFRGVNDPGEHLALTLELMEKFTPWEYARATKVELTDAGGTLAGRYAPVVRNPIGRLPGGGLVLGVADVVVANDPITGQGSNSAAKCAASYLSSILMHGDQPFDEAWMKATFDKYWFTTGMPVTQWTNAMLGVPPEHVLDLIGAAGRLQPVADRFANGFDNPADFDSYFFDPEDTADYLAEVSSALSPASAE, from the coding sequence ATGCGCAGGATACTTGTCGTGGGGGCCGGCCAGTCCGGTCTCCAGCTCGCCCTCGGCCTCCAGGCCAAGGGGTACGAGGTCACCCTCATGTCCAACCGGACGGCGGACGAGATCCGCACCGGGCGCGTCATGTCCACGCAGTGCATGTTCGACTCGGCCCTCCAGCACGAGCGCGACCTCCAGCTGAACTTCTGGGAGCGGCAGGCCCCCCGGATCGAGGGAGTCGGCGTCTCGGTCGCCGCCCCCGACACCTCCCGCCCCATCGACTGGCTCGGCCGTCTCAAGGGCTACGCCCAGTCCGTCGACCAGCGCGTGAAGATGGCCGGCTGGCTCGACGCCTTCACCCAGCGCGGCGGCCAGCTCGTCATCCACGGCGCCTCCGTCGCCGACCTGGACTTCTTCTCCCGCACCTACGACCTGGTGCTGGTCGCCGCCGGCAAGGGCGAACTGGTCTCCATGTTCGAGCGGAACGCGGCGCGCTCGCCCTACGACGCCCCCCAGCGCGCCCTCGCCGTCAGCTACGTCCACGGACTCGGGCCGCGCCCCGAGCACCCGGAGACCGAAGCCGTCCGCTGCAACCTGGTCCCCGGCGTCGGCGAACTGTTCGTCATGCCGACCCTCACCACCTCCGGCCGGGCCGACATCCTCTTCTGGGAAGGCCTCCCCGGCGGCCCGCTGGACGTGTTCCGGGGCGTCAACGACCCCGGGGAGCACCTGGCGCTGACGCTGGAGCTCATGGAGAAGTTCACGCCCTGGGAGTACGCCCGCGCCACCAAGGTGGAGCTGACGGACGCCGGCGGCACCCTCGCGGGCCGCTACGCCCCCGTGGTCCGCAACCCCATCGGCCGGCTGCCGGGCGGCGGCCTGGTGCTGGGCGTGGCGGACGTGGTCGTGGCGAACGACCCGATCACCGGGCAGGGCTCGAACTCGGCCGCCAAATGCGCGGCCTCGTACCTCTCCTCCATCCTCATGCACGGCGACCAGCCGTTCGACGAGGCCTGGATGAAGGCCACCTTCGACAAGTACTGGTTCACCACGGGCATGCCCGTCACCCAGTGGACCAACGCCATGCTCGGCGTCCCGCCGGAGCACGTGCTGGACCTGATCGGCGCGGCCGGCCGGCTCCAGCCGGTGGCGGACCGTTTCGCCAACGGCTTCGACAACCCGGCCGACTTCGACTCGTACTTCTTCGACCCCGAGGACACGGCCGACTACCTGGCCGAGGTGTCCTCCGCGCTGTCCCCCGCCTCGGCGGAATAG
- a CDS encoding ATP/GTP-binding protein, with amino-acid sequence MVFAVSDPAALLDDEPAQPWQYDRSRAPVAVKVLVAGGFGVGKTTFVSSVSEITPLRTEAVMTQAAAPTDDLTGTPDKHTTTVAMDFGRITLDDDLVLYVYGTPGQERFWFMWDDLVRGAIGGLVLADTRRLRDCFPALDYFESCGLPYAVAVNHFEGSQAYDTEDVREALTIPPEVPVVIMDARRRKSVVESLLTLVGHALDATPE; translated from the coding sequence GTGGTCTTCGCCGTCTCTGACCCCGCCGCCCTGCTGGACGACGAACCCGCCCAGCCCTGGCAGTACGACCGTTCGCGCGCGCCTGTCGCCGTCAAGGTGCTCGTCGCGGGCGGGTTCGGCGTCGGCAAGACCACCTTCGTGTCCTCCGTCTCCGAGATCACTCCGCTGCGTACCGAGGCGGTGATGACCCAGGCCGCCGCACCCACCGACGACCTCACCGGCACCCCGGACAAGCACACGACGACCGTCGCGATGGACTTCGGCCGCATCACCCTCGACGACGACCTCGTGCTGTACGTGTACGGAACCCCGGGCCAGGAGCGGTTCTGGTTCATGTGGGACGACCTGGTCCGCGGAGCCATCGGCGGACTCGTCCTCGCCGACACGCGCAGGCTCCGCGACTGCTTCCCCGCGCTCGACTACTTCGAGAGCTGCGGGCTCCCGTACGCCGTCGCCGTCAACCACTTCGAGGGCTCACAGGCCTACGACACCGAGGACGTGCGGGAGGCTCTCACCATCCCGCCGGAGGTCCCCGTCGTGATCATGGACGCGCGGCGCCGGAAGTCGGTCGTCGAATCCCTGCTGACCCTCGTGGGCCACGCGCTGGACGCCACCCCCGAATAG
- a CDS encoding DUF742 domain-containing protein: MRSTASDRLPIRGADRRPARVRPYSLTGGRTRFTQILLVETFVAALDTGPAKTPDRMPEMRAIVEVCRRMRTIAEISALLKLPLGVVRVLVSDLADQGRIRVYGTGHGTGRPERALLERVLSGLRRL; encoded by the coding sequence GTGAGGAGTACGGCCTCCGACCGGCTGCCGATACGCGGCGCCGACCGCCGCCCCGCCCGCGTCCGCCCGTACTCCCTCACGGGCGGCCGCACCCGCTTCACGCAGATCCTGCTGGTGGAGACCTTCGTCGCCGCCCTCGACACCGGCCCGGCCAAGACGCCCGACCGCATGCCCGAGATGCGGGCCATCGTCGAGGTGTGCCGCCGCATGCGCACGATCGCCGAGATCTCCGCCCTCCTGAAGCTGCCCCTCGGCGTCGTCCGCGTCCTCGTCAGCGACCTCGCCGACCAGGGCCGGATCCGCGTCTACGGCACCGGGCACGGCACCGGCCGGCCCGAACGCGCACTGCTGGAAAGGGTGCTCAGTGGTCTTCGCCGTCTCTGA
- a CDS encoding roadblock/LC7 domain-containing protein, whose translation MTAPSTYGLSTQARNLQWLLTDLVEEVPGVNSVAVVSSDGLLLLSSEPGASDTPQEGRPKGPRGASADLATIVSGLGSLTTGAAALMEFGAVKQTMVAMENGSVFVMAISDGSLLGVHATPDCDMSVVAYHMALFVGRAGHVLTPEVRSELRQSMEKTP comes from the coding sequence ATGACCGCGCCCAGTACGTACGGACTGAGCACCCAGGCCCGCAACCTGCAGTGGCTGCTGACCGACCTGGTCGAGGAGGTGCCCGGGGTCAACTCCGTGGCCGTCGTCTCCTCGGACGGTCTCCTGCTGCTCTCCTCCGAACCGGGGGCCTCGGACACCCCGCAGGAGGGGCGCCCCAAGGGCCCCCGCGGAGCCTCGGCCGACCTCGCCACCATCGTCTCCGGACTCGGCAGCCTCACCACCGGCGCCGCCGCCCTCATGGAGTTCGGCGCCGTCAAGCAGACCATGGTGGCGATGGAGAACGGCTCCGTCTTCGTCATGGCCATCAGCGACGGCTCCCTGCTCGGCGTGCACGCCACGCCCGACTGCGACATGAGCGTCGTCGCCTACCACATGGCCCTGTTCGTCGGCCGGGCCGGCCACGTCCTGACCCCCGAAGTCCGCAGTGAACTGCGCCAGTCGATGGAGAAGACCCCGTGA